The following coding sequences lie in one Sedimentibacter sp. MB35-C1 genomic window:
- a CDS encoding sigma-54-dependent Fis family transcriptional regulator: MKDIKILIMGKNKHYIDAIISSVAKLTNNINFADNAENAFIELSNLSYDFFITDLSPFNKEYTISCFTDAFSQTDLIIVSSTPSYIEESYALKGGAKEYIDIKNGIETLHKTLADLHKNKKDKEKLKENLLNTYMMASNNDSYNKMLLQCEKVAKSKANVLLIGESGTGKEVAARYIHLCSNRSANNFTAVNCSSFTESLLESELFGYEQGSFTGAVKSKQGKFELADNGTLFLDEVGEINLSTQVKLLRVLETKKVERLGSNKEKLIDFRLISATNKDLTNEVLANNFREDFFYRISSIVIRVPSLRERKEDLNELIKFLLKKSQKENEIVINYIEPEAEKFLHSYDYPGNIRELKSIIDRMVVLSNDGVITKDGIPIMFDIRKKSNKLTDDIQDFTSYDKVITLQDFKNKAESEYLQWVLDQTGGNVAEASRQLSISSRQLFNKINKYDLKK, from the coding sequence ATGAAGGATATTAAAATTTTGATAATGGGAAAAAACAAGCACTATATTGATGCCATCATTTCATCAGTTGCAAAATTAACTAATAATATTAATTTTGCTGACAATGCGGAAAACGCATTCATTGAACTGTCAAACCTGTCATATGATTTTTTTATTACTGATTTATCGCCATTTAATAAAGAATATACAATCAGCTGCTTTACAGATGCTTTTTCTCAAACAGATTTAATTATAGTTTCTTCTACTCCGTCATACATTGAGGAAAGCTATGCCTTAAAAGGCGGAGCTAAAGAATATATAGATATAAAAAACGGTATTGAAACTCTCCATAAAACACTCGCAGATTTACATAAAAACAAGAAAGACAAAGAAAAATTAAAAGAAAATTTGTTAAATACATATATGATGGCCAGCAATAACGACAGTTATAATAAAATGCTTCTGCAATGTGAAAAAGTGGCAAAATCTAAGGCAAATGTACTGTTAATAGGTGAATCGGGAACCGGAAAAGAGGTTGCAGCCAGGTATATACACCTCTGCAGCAACCGATCAGCAAATAACTTTACAGCGGTAAACTGCAGTTCTTTTACAGAATCGCTTTTGGAATCAGAACTGTTCGGTTATGAGCAGGGTTCCTTTACAGGTGCTGTAAAATCCAAGCAAGGTAAATTTGAACTGGCTGATAATGGTACCTTATTTTTAGATGAGGTGGGCGAAATAAATTTGTCCACTCAGGTAAAGCTTTTGAGAGTACTTGAAACAAAAAAAGTTGAACGTCTGGGAAGCAATAAAGAAAAGCTTATAGACTTCAGACTTATATCCGCAACAAATAAAGACTTAACAAACGAGGTTTTGGCTAATAATTTCAGAGAAGATTTTTTTTACAGGATAAGTTCAATTGTTATAAGAGTCCCTTCTCTGAGAGAGCGGAAAGAAGATTTAAATGAATTAATAAAATTCTTGTTGAAAAAATCTCAAAAAGAAAATGAAATTGTAATAAATTATATTGAGCCCGAAGCAGAAAAATTTTTGCATTCTTATGATTATCCCGGAAATATAAGAGAGTTAAAGAGTATCATAGACAGAATGGTTGTGCTGTCCAACGACGGTGTTATAACCAAGGATGGAATTCCTATTATGTTCGATATACGTAAAAAATCTAATAAATTAACTGATGATATTCAAGATTTTACAAGCTATGATAAAGTAATTACCTTGCAGGATTTCAAAAATAAAGCTGAGTCGGAATATCTGCAGTGGGTTTTAGATCAGACAGGCGGCAATGTAGCGGAAGCTTCAAGGCAATTAAGTATAAGCTCAAGACAGCTGTTCAATAAAATCAATAAATATGATTTAAAAAAATAA